In Setaria viridis unplaced genomic scaffold, Setaria_viridis_v4.0 scaffold_158, whole genome shotgun sequence, a genomic segment contains:
- the LOC117848589 gene encoding NADH-ubiquinone oxidoreductase chain 2, with amino-acid sequence MWAPDIYEGSPTPVTAFLSIAPKISISANMSRVSIVASYGGTLQQIFFFCSIASMILGALAAMAQTKVKRPLAHSSIGHVGYIRTGFSCGTIEGIQSLLIGIFIYASMTIDAFAIVPALRQTRVKYIADLGALAKTNPILAMTFSITMFSYAGIPPLAGFCSKFYLFFAALGCGAYFLAPVGVVTSVIGRWAAGRLP; translated from the coding sequence ATGTGGGCACCTGATATCTATGAGGGTTCACCCACCCCGGTGACAGCATTCCTTTCTATTGCGCCTAAAATCTCTATTTCTGCAAATATGTCACGTGTTTCTATTGTTGCTTCCTATGGGGGTACATTACAACAAATCTTCTTTTTCTGCAGCATTGCTTCTATGATCTTAGGAGCACTGGCCGCCATGGCCCAAACGAAAGTAAAAAGACCTCTAGCTCATAGTTCGATTGGACATGTAGGTTATATTCGTACTGGTTTCTCATGTGGAACCATAGAAGGAATTCAATCACTACTAATTGGTATATTTATTTATGCATCAATGACGATAGATGCATTCGCCATAGTTCCAGCATTACGGCAAACCCGTGTCAAATATATAGCGGATTTGGGCGCTCTAGCCAAAACGAATCCTATTTTGGCTATGACCTTCTCCATTACAATGTTCTCATACGCAGGAATACCCCCGTTAGCCGGCTTTTGTAGCAAATTCTATTTGTTCTTCGCCGCTTTGGGTTGTGGGGCTTACTTCCTAGCCCCAGTGGGAGTAGTGACTAGCGTTATAGGTCGTTGGGCGGCCGGAAGGTTGCCATGA
- the LOC117848565 gene encoding ATP synthase subunit a, translating into MFTFSKEKKIRLSLGNLSKDSCWLILGTKQRGIKNRWKYLGAMLMLNNRRRFSSIHMMERKNLVLVSTNQPIRRMSLPARALPPLPLPDVIIISDELREHALPVVFRITTYLDETGRSLGPTFSALRSFRNTLLRELHARGETFRSLHEDFLLNGMENSILGQAVREHYDATIINNGLPGVGPVAESPLDQFGIHPILDLHMGNYYFSFTNPSLSMLLTLGLVLLLLYVVTKKGGGKSVPNAWQSLVELIYDFVPNLVNEQIGGISGNVKQKFFPCISVTFTFSLFRNPQGMIPFSFTVTSHFLITLALSFSIFIGITIVGFQRHGLHFFSFLLPAGVPLPLAPFLVLLELISHCFRALSSGIRLFANMMAGHSSVKILSGFAWTMLFLNNIFYFIGDLGPLFIVLALTGLELGVAISQAHVSTISICIYLNDATNLHQNE; encoded by the coding sequence ATGTTCACgttctcaaaagaaaagaaaatcaggCTTTCCTTGGGGAATCTCTCTAAGGACAGTTGTTGGCTGATTTTAGGAACAAAACAACGGGGTATCAAGAATAGATGGAAATATTTGGGTGCTATGCTTATGCTTAATAATCGTAGGAGATTTAGTTCAATACATATGATGGAAAGAAAAAATCTAGTATTAGTTTCTACTAATCAACCCATTCGTAGAATGTCGCTTCCCGCGAGAGCACTACCACCTCTACCTCTACCGGATGTTATTATAATTAGTGATGAATTACGTGAACATGCGCTTCCAGTAGTGTTCCGTATAACTACATATTTGGATGAAACTGGAAGATCTCTCGGGCCCACCTTCTCAGCTCTACGCTCTTTCCGTAATACATTACTCCGGGAACTACACGCCAGAGGCGAAACTTTTCGCAGCTTGCATGAAGATTTCCTATTGAATGGTATGGAAAATAGTATTTTGGGGCAGGCTGTACGAGAGCATTACGACGCAACAATAATTAACAACGGTCTTCCAGGAGTAGGCCCGGTAGCGGAGAGTCCTTTGGATCAATTTGGCATTCACCCTATTCTGGATCTTCATATGGGCAACTATTATTTCTCATTTACAAATCCTTCCTTGTCTATGTTGCTCACTCTCGGTTTGGTCTTACTTCTTCTTTATGTTGTGACAAAAAAGGGAGGGGGAAAGTCAGTGCCAAATGCATGGCAATCCTTGGTAGAGCTTATTTATGATTTCGTGCCGAACCTGGTAAACGAACAAATAGGTGGTATTTCAGGAAATGTGAAACAAAAGTTTTTCCCTTGCATCTCGGTCACTTTTACTTTTTCGTTATTTCGTAATCCCCAGGGTATGATACCTTTTAGCTTCACAGTGACAAGTCATTTTCTCATTACTTTGGCTCTTTCATTTTCCATTTTTATAGGCATTACGATCGTTGGATTTCAAAGACATGGGCTTCATTTTTTTAGCTTCTTATTACCCGCGGGAGTCCCACTGCCATTAGCACCTTTTTTAGTACTCCTTGAGCTAATCTCTCATTGTTTTCGTGCATTAAGCTCAGGAATACGTTTATTTGCTAATATGATGGCCGGTCATAGTTCAGTAAAGATTTTAAGTGGGTTTGCTTGGACTATGCTATTTCTGAATAATATTTTCTATTTCATAGGAGATCTTGGTCCCTTATTTATAGTTCTAGCATTAACCGGTCTGGAATTAGGTGTAGCTATATCACAAGCTCATGTTTCTACGATCTCAATTTGTATTTACTTGAATGATGCTACAAATCTCCATCAAAATGAGTAA
- the LOC117848598 gene encoding NADH dehydrogenase [ubiquinone] iron-sulfur protein 3 — MDNQSIFQYSWEILPKKWVHKMKRSEHGNRSYTNTDYPFPLLCFLKWHTYTRVQVSIDICGVDHPSRKRRFEVVHNLLSTRYNSRIRVQTSADEVTRISPVVSLFPSAGRWEREVWDMSGVSSINHPDLRRISTDYGFEGHPLRKDFPLSGYVEVRYDDPEKRVVSEPIEMTQEFRYFDFASPWEQRSDG; from the coding sequence ATGGATAACcaatccattttccaatataGTTGGGAGATTTTACCCAAGAAATGGGTACATAAAATGAAAAGATCGGAACATGGGAATAGATCTTATACCAATACTGACTACCCATTTCCATTGTTGTGCTTTCTAAAATGGCATACCTATACAAGGGTTCAAGTTTCGATCGATATTTGCGGAGTGGATCATCCCTCTCGAAAACGAAGATTTGAAGTTGTCCATAATTTACTGAGTACTCGGTATAACTCACGCATTCGTGTACAAACAAGTGCGGACGAAGTAACACGAATATCTCCGGTAGTCAGTCTATTTCCATCAGCCGGCCGGTGGGAGCGAGAAGTATGGGATATGTCTGGTGTTTCTTCCATCAATCATCCGGATTTACGCCGTATATCAACTGATTATGGTTTCGAGGGTCATCCATTACGAAAAGACTTTCCTCTGAGTGGATATGTGGAAGTACGCTATGATGATCCAGAGAAACGTGTGGTTTCTGAACCCATTGAGATGACCCAAGAATTTCGCTATTTCGATTTTGCTAGTCCTTGGGAACAGCGTAGCGACGGATAA